One part of the Rutidosis leptorrhynchoides isolate AG116_Rl617_1_P2 chromosome 1, CSIRO_AGI_Rlap_v1, whole genome shotgun sequence genome encodes these proteins:
- the LOC139845355 gene encoding uncharacterized mitochondrial protein AtMg00810-like, whose amino-acid sequence MGESKPMTTPMEPNLKMKRDQGKELKDVKLFRQMVGSLIYLTITRPKIAYSVGIVSQFMQCPTNVHLDAAKRILRYVKGSMSHGLRYKKCDDVLLNDLLDADWMGDTK is encoded by the coding sequence ATGGGAGAGTCAAAGCCTATGACTACGCCAATGGAACCAAACCTTAAAATGAAGAGGGACCAAGGAAAAGAGCTCAAGGATGTGAAGTTGTTCCGACAAATGGTTGGAAGTTTGATTTATCTAACCATCACAAGGCCAAAAATTGCTTACTCGGTTGGCATTGTTTCACAATTTATGCAATGTCCaactaatgttcatcttgatgCAGCTAAAAGGATCCTTCGTTATGTGAAAGGATCAATGAGCCACGGATTGCGGTATAAGAAATGTGATGATGTTTTGTTAAATGATCTCTTAGATGCAGATTGGATGGGAGACACAAAATGA